A genomic segment from Excalfactoria chinensis isolate bCotChi1 chromosome 15, bCotChi1.hap2, whole genome shotgun sequence encodes:
- the RBM12 gene encoding RNA-binding protein 12 yields the protein MAVVIRLQGLPIVAGTMDIRHFFSGLTIPDGGVHIVGGELGEAFIVFATDEDARLGMMRTGGTIKGSKVTLLLSSKTEMQNMIELSRRRFETANLDMPPANASRSGPPPSSGMSGRVNLPTTVPNFNNPSPSVVTASTTVHESNKNISTFSTAGMGTAPPNLGSTFGSPTFSSTIPSTASPMNTVPPPPIPPIPAMPSLPPMPSIPPIPVPPPVPTLPPVPPVPPIPPVPPVPPMTPIPPISGMPPLNPPPVAPLPTGMNGSGAAVNMNSGLNPLFIGPMNPVNPIQMNSQSSVKPIPINPDDLYVSIHGMPFSATESDVKEFFLGLRVDAIHMLKDHVGRNNGNGLVKFFSPQDTFEALKRNRMLMIQRYVEVSPATERQWVAAGGHITFKQTMGPSGQPHPPPPQPHPRSKSPSGQKRSRSRSPHEQGFCVYLKGLPFESENKHVIDFFKKLDIVEDSIYIAYGPNGKAIGEGFVEFRNEADYKAALCHHKQYIGNRFIQVHPITKKAMLEKIDLIRKRLQNFNYDQREIIMNAEAESSSPKLCAHISNIPYNITKMEILQFLEGLAVEENAVQILVDNNGQGLGQALVQFKAEDDARKAERLHRKKLNGRDVVLRLITVEEMRDIERNPPSQGKKILKIPIQGNAAVPGAQPPAGDEHAFLGGNPKDANNGPPFSFPGNFSGSGTFGPPLPPPGIGGFPDARPGIPAVASAGLPSAGIEVPGFAGGPANLSGPSGFGGGPQSFGNGPGNLSGPPGFAGGPPGIAGSLGHLGGPPAFGPGPGNIHISGPPGFGTGSGKPGPTVIKVQNMPFTVSVDEILDFFYGYQVIPGSVCLKYNEKGMPTGEAMVAFESRDEAMAAVVDLNDRPIGSRKVKLVLG from the coding sequence ATGGCTGTGGTCATCCGCTTGCAAGGTCTCCCGATTGTGGCGGGGACCATGGACATTCGCCACTTCTTCTCTGGATTGACCATTCCTGATGGGGGCGTGCATATTGTAGGGGGTGAACTGGGTGAGGCTTTCATCGTTTTTGCCACTGATGAAGATGCAAGGCTTGGTATGATGCGCACAGGTGGTACAATTAAAGGGTCAAAAGTGACACTGTTACTGagcagtaaaactgaaatgcaaaacatGATAGAGCTCAGCCGTAGACGTTTTGAAACTGCTAATCTAGATATGCCGCCAGCAAATGCTAGCAGGTCGGGACCACCTCCTAGTTCTGGGATGAGTGGAAGGGTAAACTTGCCTACTACTGTACCTAACTTTAATAATCCTTCTCCTAGCGTAGTAACAGCTTCTACTACTGTGCATGAGAGCAATAAAAACATATCCACGTTTTCTACTGCCGGTATGGGGACTGCACCTCCAAATCTTGGGAGTACTTTTGGTAGCCCCACGTTTAGCTCAACTATACCCAGTACAGCATCCCCGATGAACACAGTACCTCCTCCACCGATCCCTCCTATTCCAGCTATGCCGTCTTTGCCACCAATGCCTTCTATTCCTCCAATTCCTGTTCCTCCTCCTGTACCCACACTGCCTCCTGTTCCTCCAGTTCCACCAATACCCCCTGTGCCCCCAGTACCCCCAATGACACCTATACCTCCCATATCAGGAATGCCTCCTCTGAATCCTCCGCCCGTAGCACCTTTACCCACTGGAATGAATGGGTCTGGAGCAGCAGTGAATATGAACAGCGGCTTGAATCCATTGTTTATTGGTCCCATGAATCCTGTAAATCCTATCCAGATGAATTCTCAAAGTAGCGTCAAACCAATTCCAATCAATCCAGATGATTTATACGTCAGCATTCACGGAATGCCCTTTTCTGCAACAGAATCTGATGTGAAAGAATTTTTCCTTGGGCTCCGTGTGGATGCGATCCATATGCTGAAGGATCATGTAGGTCGAAATAATGGAAATGGACTAGTcaaatttttttctcctcaagaTACATTTGAAGCACTGAAACGAAACAGAATGCTGATGATTCAGCGGTATGTTGAAGTTAGTCCTGCAACAGAGAGACAGTGGGTGGCTGCCGGAGGCCACATAACGTTCAAGCAAACCATGGGCCCCTCTGGGCAACCACACCCTCCTCCTCCACAGCCTCATCCTAGGTCCAAATCTCCCAGCGGACAGAAAAGGTCACGGTCGCGATCTCCCCACGAACAGGgtttctgtgtttatttgaaAGGTCTTCCCTTTGAGTCGGAGAACAAGCATGTGATAGATTTTTTTAAGAAGCTGGATATAGTTGAAGACAGCATCTATATTGCTTATGGACCTAATGGAAAGGCAATTGGAGAGGGTTTTGTGGAGTTCAGGAATGAAGCTGATTACAAAGCAGCTTTGTGTCATCATAAGCAGTACATAGGGAATCGTTTTATTCAAGTTCATCCAATTACTAAAAAGGCGATGTTAGAAAAGATAGATCTGATTCGTAAAAGGTTGCAGAATTTCAACTATGACCAGAGAGAAATTATCATGAATGCTGAGGCAGAGTCAAGCTCACCAAAATTGTGTGCTCATATATCTAATATTCCATACAATATAACCAAAATGgaaattcttcagtttctaGAGGGACTGGCCgtagaagaaaatgctgtacAAATTCTTGTTGATAATAATGGGCAAGGTTTAGGACAAGCACTGGTTCAGTTCAAAGCTGAAGACGATGCTCGTAAAGCAGAGCGTTTGCACCGTAAAAAGCTGAATGGAAGAGATGTTGTTTTACGTTTAATTACTGTAGAAGAAATGAGAGATATTGAGAGAAATCCACCGTCTCAAGGGAAAAAGATCCTGAAAATACCGATACAAGGAAACGCAGCTGTGCCCGGAGCGCAGCCCCCTGCTGGGGATGAGCATGCCTTCCTGGGAGGAAATCCTAAAGATGCAAACAACGGTCCTCCCTTCAGTTTCCCCGGTAATTTTAGTGGGTCTGGAACGTTTGGTCCGCCTCTGCCACCACCTGGGATAGGTGGCTTTCCTGATGCTAGGCCAGGAATACCTGCGGTTGCAAGCGCTGGCTTGCCCAGTGCGGGTATCGAGGTCCCAGGTTTTGCAGGCGGTCCTGCTAATTTGAGTGGGCCATCGGGTTTTGGAGGGGGCCCTCAGAGTTTTGGTAATGGTCCTGGCAATTTAAGTGGGCCCCCTGGCTTTGCTGGTGGTCCTCCAGGAATTGCTGGCAGTCTTGGGCATTTAGGTGGGCCTCCCGCGTTTGGACCCGGACCGGGAAATATACATATTAGTGGACCCCCGGGTTTTGGAACGGGATCTGGGAAGCCAGGACCAACCGTCATTAAAGTGCAAAATATGCCCTTCACTGTTTCAGTGGATGAAattttggatttcttttatGGTTACCAAGTGATTCCTGGTTCAGTGTGcttaaaatacaatgaaaaaggCATGCCCACGGGAGAAGCTATGGTTGCATTTGAGTCTCGTGATGAAGCGATGGCAGCAGTTGTTGATTTAAATGACAGGCCTATAGGCTCAAGAAAAGTAAAGCTTGTTTTAGGGTAG